One window from the genome of Kaistella carnis encodes:
- a CDS encoding outer membrane beta-barrel family protein — MFRLIKLLTLLVSLNISAQQENLKINGKLTNNDHHKISSAEIYLFTANNELVRTTIVQNGNFEFSRLKPRQYYLQIVSNDITQNEPLFQLSSDLTFNIILKEKISNLEEVQIARTRNIFKVQNGNINIEIANSSLSKVSTSTDLLAKLPFIYVDANGEGLSMVGKGSPLLYIDNQKVDFNVLSALSVDEIKSVEIIRNPSAKYEAAGKAVIKIILKNSRKEGYKLTLNETAVFNKRFSNNFSANFQQKKNKTEWKLNAAYNQIQHWESNGFDYSVPGKNIKSDYIITSITNRPQVILGTSLYQELNDGDNLTFTVNGNLRPDKGDNNTVTNYEVNGLKSQILTLNPQDRKRATINSIFNYNKQLKSINATIFTGLQYTRESNNVDLDFYNNIDNSGYNFSQFRKQKYAVNAYSGRIDIEKKIKENYQLGIGGIFTKADATTNNVIDYRNTKPLEYFKYFFNEENFASYAEFSGEKEKLSFKGGIRLETTSANGFYQILKEKNISRHYVDWFPSAELSFKQNENYIYTLNFKKSIDRPGYSDLASGGLYSSPYVEYQGNPDLLPSYTNELSASINLKKWAINASVYESKNPIGFGLFYNENENISKFTTKNFDKESGASLGLDVPFEYKILTSQNSLSINYSKTEDRLAVIKQSTPYLYLYTNNTIKLGKGFNFLLDGTWITKRMQGIYEYNKMVLLNLGLTKSISNFDFTLRYNDVFNQNTFVQKLSYDKIITKGSFYGNTPTLSVGIKYNFGKVSNSEYKEKQINETVDRI, encoded by the coding sequence ATGTTTAGATTAATTAAACTGCTTACCTTATTAGTGAGCTTAAATATTTCTGCACAACAAGAAAATTTAAAAATAAACGGTAAGCTTACGAACAATGATCATCATAAGATTTCATCAGCTGAAATTTATCTTTTTACTGCAAATAATGAACTCGTAAGAACCACCATTGTACAAAATGGGAATTTTGAATTTTCCCGACTCAAACCCCGTCAATATTACCTGCAAATTGTATCAAATGATATCACACAAAATGAACCCCTGTTTCAGCTTTCCTCCGATCTTACTTTTAATATAATTCTTAAAGAAAAAATTTCCAATCTTGAAGAAGTTCAAATTGCAAGAACTAGAAATATTTTCAAGGTTCAAAATGGAAATATCAATATTGAGATCGCAAATTCCTCTTTAAGTAAAGTTTCAACATCCACAGATCTATTGGCCAAATTGCCTTTTATCTACGTAGATGCAAATGGAGAAGGTTTGTCGATGGTAGGCAAAGGCAGTCCACTTTTGTATATTGATAACCAAAAAGTTGATTTCAATGTTTTGTCTGCCTTATCTGTTGATGAAATTAAATCTGTTGAAATCATCAGAAATCCTTCAGCAAAATATGAAGCAGCAGGAAAAGCGGTGATCAAAATTATATTAAAAAACAGTAGAAAAGAAGGCTATAAATTAACGCTGAACGAAACAGCTGTATTCAACAAACGTTTCAGCAATAATTTTTCAGCCAATTTTCAGCAGAAAAAAAATAAAACCGAATGGAAACTAAATGCTGCTTATAATCAAATACAACATTGGGAAAGCAATGGTTTTGATTATTCTGTTCCCGGCAAAAATATTAAGTCGGACTATATCATTACCTCAATTACCAACCGTCCACAAGTCATTTTAGGCACCAGCTTATATCAGGAATTGAATGATGGAGATAACTTAACATTTACCGTAAATGGAAATTTAAGGCCCGATAAAGGTGATAATAATACGGTCACGAACTATGAAGTTAACGGACTGAAATCTCAAATATTAACATTAAATCCGCAGGACAGAAAAAGAGCGACTATCAATTCTATTTTTAATTATAATAAGCAATTGAAATCTATAAACGCTACTATTTTCACAGGTTTGCAATATACGCGGGAAAGCAATAATGTAGATCTGGACTTTTACAACAATATTGATAATTCTGGGTACAATTTTAGCCAGTTTAGAAAACAAAAATATGCAGTGAATGCTTATTCGGGAAGAATTGACATCGAGAAAAAAATTAAGGAAAACTACCAATTGGGAATTGGCGGTATTTTTACCAAAGCAGATGCCACGACCAATAATGTTATTGATTATAGAAACACAAAACCTTTAGAATATTTTAAATATTTTTTTAATGAAGAAAATTTTGCTTCCTATGCAGAGTTTTCAGGTGAAAAAGAAAAATTAAGTTTTAAGGGTGGCATTCGTTTGGAAACAACATCCGCAAATGGTTTTTACCAGATCTTGAAGGAGAAAAATATTTCCAGACATTATGTCGATTGGTTTCCGAGCGCAGAATTATCCTTTAAACAAAATGAGAATTACATCTATACGCTAAACTTTAAAAAAAGTATTGACAGACCGGGTTATAGTGATCTAGCTTCGGGCGGTTTATACAGCAGTCCATATGTTGAATATCAAGGGAATCCAGATCTTTTGCCCTCTTACACCAACGAACTTTCAGCAAGCATCAACTTGAAAAAATGGGCAATAAATGCTTCTGTGTATGAAAGCAAAAACCCCATAGGCTTCGGACTTTTTTATAATGAAAATGAAAATATATCAAAGTTTACTACCAAAAATTTTGACAAAGAAAGTGGGGCAAGTTTAGGATTGGATGTTCCATTTGAATATAAAATTTTAACTTCCCAGAATAGTTTATCCATCAATTATTCAAAAACAGAAGACCGTCTTGCAGTTATAAAACAATCCACACCGTATCTTTATCTCTATACAAATAATACGATAAAACTTGGAAAAGGCTTTAATTTTCTTTTAGATGGCACTTGGATTACCAAAAGAATGCAAGGAATTTATGAGTACAACAAAATGGTATTATTAAATTTGGGATTGACTAAATCAATTTCAAATTTTGACTTCACTTTGCGTTACAATGATGTTTTCAATCAAAATACATTTGTCCAAAAATTAAGTTATGACAAAATCATAACGAAAGGCAGTTTTTATGGAAATACGCCAACTCTTTCTGTAGGAATAAAGTACAACTTTGGAAAAGTTTCAAATTCAGAATATAAAGAGAAGCAAATCAATGAAACTGTGGACAGGATTTAA
- a CDS encoding IS256 family transposase, whose amino-acid sequence MIDKEELLNNKDFYKSFKSGEDLTSFFKTMHKRAVEHMLEAELDDHLDTEKHQKTKDGNYRNGHQTKKIKTSFGEDEIKVPRDRESTFEPALVPKRHNIIEGLENVIISFYAKGMSVSDIEDQIKEMYDFDVSTSTISRITNAVSSEIVAWQNRPLEDLYLIVWMDGIVFKVRENSKVINKTIYLAVGLRRDGRKEVLGMWLGKNESSSFWMSVLTDIKARGVEDILITATDNLNGFTQTIRSVFPQSQTQICVVHQIRNACKYVVWKDRKAFTSDMKHIYNAPTKQAAEAALNDFAEKWESKYSYAIKSWRDNWDELTVFFEFPVEIRKIIYTTNLIENLNGKIRKYTKNKMSFPTDDAVLKSVFLALREATKKWTMPIRDWGIVLNQFMLIFEERLKL is encoded by the coding sequence ATGATCGACAAAGAAGAATTATTAAACAACAAGGATTTCTACAAATCCTTCAAGAGTGGAGAAGATTTAACCTCTTTCTTCAAAACAATGCACAAACGAGCCGTAGAACATATGCTCGAAGCCGAATTAGATGACCATCTGGATACCGAGAAACATCAAAAAACAAAAGACGGAAATTATCGCAATGGCCATCAAACCAAGAAGATAAAAACCTCTTTTGGCGAAGATGAAATTAAAGTTCCGCGGGATAGGGAAAGTACTTTTGAGCCAGCCTTAGTTCCCAAAAGGCATAATATTATTGAAGGTTTGGAAAATGTTATCATCTCATTTTATGCCAAAGGAATGAGTGTAAGTGATATTGAAGATCAGATCAAGGAAATGTATGATTTTGATGTTTCAACATCCACAATATCCAGGATTACCAATGCGGTTTCCAGTGAGATTGTCGCTTGGCAAAATCGGCCACTAGAGGATTTATACCTCATTGTTTGGATGGATGGAATTGTTTTTAAAGTCCGTGAGAACTCAAAAGTTATCAACAAAACCATTTATCTTGCCGTTGGTTTAAGACGGGATGGAAGAAAAGAAGTTCTGGGAATGTGGCTTGGAAAAAACGAAAGTTCCAGTTTTTGGATGAGCGTTTTAACTGACATAAAAGCACGTGGCGTAGAAGATATACTGATCACTGCAACGGATAATCTCAATGGATTTACCCAAACTATTCGCAGTGTTTTCCCACAATCTCAAACTCAGATCTGCGTGGTGCATCAGATTAGAAATGCTTGTAAATACGTAGTTTGGAAGGACAGAAAAGCCTTTACTTCCGACATGAAACACATTTACAACGCTCCCACCAAGCAAGCCGCAGAAGCCGCCTTAAATGATTTTGCAGAAAAATGGGAATCTAAATATTCGTATGCCATCAAATCCTGGAGAGATAATTGGGATGAATTAACGGTATTTTTCGAATTTCCGGTGGAAATCCGTAAAATCATTTACACCACCAATTTAATAGAAAATCTCAACGGAAAAATAAGAAAATATACTAAAAATAAAATGTCTTTTCCTACTGATGATGCGGTTTTAAAGTCAGTTTTCCTTGCCTTAAGAGAAGCAACAAAAAAATGGACAATGCCGATTCGAGATTGGGGAATCGTATTAAATCAATTTATGCTTATATTTGAAGAAAGGCTCAAGTTATAA
- a CDS encoding YdeI/OmpD-associated family protein, producing MEYLVKDEILELKYQPGKGAWTYHIQIPNTKHIVGKWGSMKVSGTIDNYKIESINLAKLGDEDKLISINDKIRKAINKSGGDKVTVTLCLLTTKEQITEKEILETFKGEGVLKAFKKLTNEEQKEIIGKIASTKSEEKQIKVILKFIDQLSKSND from the coding sequence ATGGAATACTTAGTAAAAGACGAAATATTAGAATTGAAATATCAACCAGGCAAAGGTGCGTGGACTTACCATATCCAAATTCCAAACACGAAACACATAGTTGGAAAATGGGGTTCAATGAAAGTTTCAGGCACTATTGACAATTATAAAATTGAAAGTATCAACCTCGCAAAACTAGGTGACGAAGACAAACTAATTTCCATCAACGACAAAATCAGAAAAGCGATAAATAAAAGCGGTGGCGACAAGGTTACAGTGACACTTTGCCTATTGACTACAAAAGAACAAATTACCGAAAAAGAAATCTTAGAAACATTCAAAGGAGAAGGGGTTCTGAAAGCCTTCAAAAAGTTGACTAACGAAGAACAAAAAGAAATTATTGGAAAAATTGCTTCTACCAAATCGGAAGAAAAACAAATTAAAGTGATTTTGAAATTTATTGACCAATTAAGTAAAAGCAATGATTAA
- a CDS encoding serine hydrolase domain-containing protein: protein MKYYFFFLIILSLNLTAQNFENSIKKTEKLVEKFQDKNKIPGIAVSISYKDKLIYSKGFGVSNLETKEPIDPSKTKFRIASMTKSLTALTIGKLMEMDSIDINKSVYSYLKKLPKKKYDFTVKDVGGHLAGIIRVPSGERYDCKNTYSQADFYNSFENDDLLFEPKKQLSYSNYGYKLLGLIIEQQCGDNITNCHRKLILNKLNLDNITPDSKNNESLNNNFYIEEKGQNVLAPCLDCTFKHAQGCYISTSEDIIKLANGIIYKDRLLKEETIKELIKTQETLDGKKTGYGFGFSSRRDFYGNYYFGHNGGYQGTTTEYRIYPKESLVITVLTNKSGDFRLDDLLNEIGFQFIEQIK, encoded by the coding sequence ATGAAATATTACTTTTTTTTTCTAATCATTTTATCTTTAAATTTAACTGCTCAAAATTTTGAGAATTCAATTAAAAAAACAGAGAAATTAGTTGAGAAATTTCAAGACAAAAATAAAATTCCAGGGATTGCTGTTTCAATTTCCTATAAAGATAAACTTATCTATTCAAAAGGATTTGGAGTTTCAAATTTAGAAACAAAAGAACCAATTGATCCGTCGAAAACAAAATTTAGAATTGCAAGTATGACAAAAAGTCTAACTGCATTAACTATCGGAAAATTAATGGAAATGGACTCCATCGACATTAATAAAAGTGTATATTCATACCTGAAAAAATTACCCAAGAAAAAATATGACTTTACAGTTAAAGATGTTGGCGGACATTTGGCTGGAATTATAAGAGTTCCATCTGGAGAAAGATACGATTGTAAAAATACATATTCACAAGCGGATTTTTATAACTCTTTTGAAAATGATGATTTACTTTTTGAACCAAAAAAACAATTGAGTTACAGTAATTACGGATATAAATTGCTTGGTTTGATAATTGAACAACAATGTGGAGACAATATTACAAATTGTCACCGAAAATTAATTTTAAATAAATTGAATCTTGACAATATAACTCCCGATTCTAAAAATAACGAATCTTTAAACAATAATTTTTACATTGAAGAAAAAGGACAAAATGTTTTAGCTCCTTGTCTGGATTGCACATTCAAACACGCTCAAGGTTGTTACATTTCTACATCTGAAGACATTATTAAATTAGCTAATGGAATAATTTATAAAGACCGATTATTAAAAGAAGAAACGATTAAAGAACTCATTAAAACTCAAGAAACACTTGATGGAAAAAAAACAGGTTATGGGTTTGGTTTTTCTTCAAGAAGAGATTTTTATGGGAATTATTATTTTGGACATAATGGAGGTTATCAAGGAACGACAACAGAATATAGAATATATCCAAAAGAATCACTTGTAATTACCGTTTTGACAAATAAAAGTGGAGATTTTAGATTAGATGATTTGTTAAATGAAATAGGTTTTCAATTTATTGAGCAAATTAAATAA
- a CDS encoding phage integrase N-terminal SAM-like domain-containing protein yields the protein MIQRFERNISIQGKSPRTFDNYSRHVAALALHFGKVPTELDPEDIKDYLFELQKRSKTPSQSYFKHTVYGLRFLLKTEGLPYSYLHLPAIPKVKKLPTILSREEIWRMLQSTAGNVGNSMLCNPI from the coding sequence CTGATACAACGTTTCGAAAGAAATATTTCAATTCAAGGAAAAAGTCCCAGAACCTTTGATAATTATTCCCGTCACGTTGCAGCCTTAGCGCTTCATTTCGGTAAAGTCCCTACCGAATTAGACCCGGAAGACATCAAAGATTACCTTTTTGAACTTCAAAAGCGATCAAAAACCCCTTCTCAGTCGTACTTTAAACATACCGTTTACGGCCTGCGGTTTTTGCTAAAAACCGAAGGCTTGCCTTACAGCTACCTCCATCTTCCCGCGATTCCAAAAGTGAAAAAACTTCCCACTATTTTAAGCCGTGAAGAAATCTGGCGAATGCTTCAAAGTACAGCTGGGAACGTGGGAAATTCCATGCTCTGCAATCCGATTTAA
- a CDS encoding IS110 family transposase translates to MEIKKQISLEVVHPNACGIDIGSRSHWAAVGQNAQDVKEFGVYSQDQLEMCNWLHSKGVTSIAMESTGTYWQNLFSTLVGQGFEVILVNGRQTKNIKGKKTDIKDCQWIQKLHSLGLLSASFLPDSDTDTVRTYSRHRQNLLKQSASCVRRIQKYLRLMNMRLEVVVRDVVGLTGSSIIEAFLNGEHQGEDLAKLRHYNCRKSEEEIAKALQFKGRKDYLFALQQEWNSYKHLQQQITETDLQIDQLLKELIDKDDHKKQHTIEKKSTSEKTKMR, encoded by the coding sequence ATGGAAATTAAGAAGCAGATTTCACTCGAAGTGGTACATCCCAATGCGTGTGGAATAGACATTGGCAGCCGCAGCCACTGGGCAGCTGTAGGGCAAAATGCGCAGGATGTAAAAGAATTTGGGGTGTACAGCCAAGATCAGCTCGAGATGTGTAACTGGCTACACTCAAAAGGTGTTACCTCCATTGCAATGGAATCCACCGGAACTTACTGGCAAAACCTATTTTCCACTTTGGTGGGCCAGGGTTTTGAGGTGATTTTGGTGAATGGCAGACAAACCAAAAACATCAAAGGAAAAAAGACCGACATTAAAGATTGTCAGTGGATACAGAAACTGCATTCTCTCGGGCTTTTGAGTGCCAGTTTTTTGCCAGATTCGGACACGGATACTGTACGGACCTATTCCAGACACCGGCAGAATCTGCTGAAGCAATCCGCATCATGCGTCAGGAGAATTCAAAAATACCTTCGGTTGATGAATATGCGGTTAGAAGTCGTGGTAAGGGATGTAGTTGGTCTTACCGGATCATCGATTATTGAGGCTTTTTTAAATGGTGAGCATCAAGGTGAGGACTTGGCAAAACTCCGTCATTATAATTGCCGGAAATCAGAGGAAGAAATTGCAAAAGCCCTCCAATTTAAGGGTCGTAAAGATTATCTTTTCGCTTTACAACAGGAATGGAACTCCTATAAACACCTTCAACAGCAAATCACAGAGACAGATTTACAAATTGATCAACTGCTGAAAGAACTCATCGATAAAGACGACCATAAGAAACAGCATACCATTGAAAAAAAAAGCACAAGCGAAAAAACAAAAATGCGGTAA
- a CDS encoding transposase produces MNLIAYQYFEGVDLMAIEGVSQGLIMTLIAEIGLDFIRKFPTAKQFTAWLRLAPNNKISGGKVLSHHIPKGSSRLKIAFRTTANAIGNLKEGWLVDFFKRINYKKGRATAVTALARKLAVIIWNTLVKGQNYNPPTQYLFLDEKRKMGMVKRIQKQITKFGLTNEDLSFITN; encoded by the coding sequence ATGAATTTAATTGCTTACCAATACTTCGAAGGTGTAGATCTGATGGCTATTGAAGGGGTAAGTCAGGGATTGATTATGACCCTTATTGCTGAAATCGGATTAGACTTTATTAGGAAATTCCCCACTGCTAAACAGTTCACGGCATGGCTTAGGCTTGCGCCAAACAACAAGATAAGCGGCGGGAAAGTCTTGTCTCATCACATTCCAAAAGGAAGTTCAAGACTAAAAATTGCTTTTCGAACCACGGCCAATGCCATAGGGAATCTGAAAGAAGGCTGGCTTGTTGACTTCTTCAAGAGGATCAATTATAAAAAAGGACGAGCCACTGCTGTGACTGCCTTGGCCAGAAAACTGGCAGTCATTATTTGGAATACGCTGGTGAAAGGTCAGAACTACAATCCACCAACACAATACCTTTTCCTTGACGAAAAAAGAAAGATGGGAATGGTAAAGAGGATTCAAAAACAAATTACTAAATTTGGTTTGACTAATGAAGATCTAAGTTTTATAACCAACTGA
- a CDS encoding putative quinol monooxygenase, translating to MEKFAILARVEAKPGKENDVLEFLKSALPLAEGEPGTVRWYALQIGPSTFGIFDTFGTTDARDAHLNGEIAKALMANASELLAKEPVLEMVDLLAVK from the coding sequence ATGGAAAAGTTTGCAATATTAGCTAGAGTAGAAGCAAAACCGGGTAAAGAAAATGACGTATTGGAATTCCTAAAGTCAGCCTTACCACTTGCGGAAGGTGAGCCAGGAACCGTAAGATGGTATGCTTTACAAATCGGTCCTTCTACTTTTGGAATATTCGATACTTTCGGAACTACAGATGCAAGAGATGCTCACTTGAATGGTGAGATTGCAAAGGCTTTAATGGCCAATGCTTCTGAATTACTTGCTAAAGAACCTGTACTTGAAATGGTAGATCTACTAGCAGTAAAGTAA